aattgtaaaatttttctcatccgtaaacaaaaaaattctatgacctccctttgcgtaccacttcagtagttgtttcgattttaccaccctattctcttttaaattatcagttaagaaatgaccagtatgtctcttataggctgcaagtcctaagtcatcttttaaaatacgcgacatggctctaggtgctatcttcatctcccgagataaaatcttttgctttcggacaggatttcttcgaattctttcccttacttctttgaccacctttttcgtacgaacactacgttgacggccagatcttttctgtcacaaacagaggaggtctcattgcacctattaatagcccggtacacaaacattttactaataccaagcgtatggagagttttaaaaattgcatttggctccatacctactttatgtaatgcaatcacagcgattcggttctctttatcaccccactccattttaatatcgcaaattattgcacaatgtattggcgccaaaatgagaaaactcagtgagcaatcatataaatatgacagagtccaaattcaaatgtaatattttgtttatttttaattgttttttttttttttttttttattgcccttgtaggcagacgagcatacggcccacctgatggtgagtggttaccgttgcccatggacttcagcaatgccaggggcagaaccaagccgctgcctaccggtaacagtatttgtaacagtatttatttgccagactaagtatatctGAAATTCATAGTAGTATTCATTGCTTACAGCTTAGCGTACcgtacataaatacataaatatattccaATTCTTGCAATTTTTGAAAAGTGGACGTTCAAAAAGAATGTTTTTCAGATCATGTGCGGAGACCTTATCGATTTTGACTTCGCTCGAACTCGGCGTCCAGGttacgtttatttaattttaattcattaaacTCATTGAGTTGTGCCTTCCTTTGGTATTCAAGATaatttcgttttaattattttacaaatgaaGTCACGAAACGATCCAGTCTCATTTTATGTTAGCAAAATGTTAAATCAACAAAGTTCGAAGGCTTGTTTTAAGGcttgtaaaaaagaaacataatatACGTATTTAAATAAGAAGCCAAGCCTGTGGAACTgtttaaaatgtcttttcacGCAACAAAAGTTACAATCCACTCCTTCGTCAATGTATCCAATAAAATCGTACGAACAAATGaattatagatttattttacagactagcttttgcccgagacttcgtttttttttttttttttttttttttttttatgattgaaagtttactggtggcccgaaggcctttccagtttcaccaggacaggtgggcgagcaaaggctcagccaagaggggtgggatttgctaacaactgcctgagcgcctccgaaggagacctaaccactcaagagcaattgtttcgcgaatgaatctactaccggatcggaatcgcgacccgctgagaagatccggcgagaaactcagcgggctgatgcatgggttaggttgcacgtcgacctctttgtcgagttcgacgagtacggttaccggggtccctaagcctgcccctagtattagagctgaaggcatctaatgcaaaggttattggatctgatggatccgtaaggacgtgtctagggcgtcgacggtgactggctcctgcatgatcaggattcggggagtagtcagcggcggcaacgataaggcgattatcatgacgcatagccttatcgaagtatcgttccgacgctgacttcatgtatttccgaattgattcgaggcccaggtcgtcgtgtaggtcaacgttcctcacgaaccacggagccccgacagctaacctgcaaaagcgggattgtagggattggagggtgtctatgtgtgtgcgggccgcgtgagcgaacaccacactcgcgtaagtcatgacgggccttatgcaagttttgtaaagtgtcaccttgttccgaagggacattttactccgcttacagatcatggggtagagtctaccgagaataaacgcggcacggtcacggactgattttatatgcgggcggaatgtcatcgatgcatccagggtaacgcccaggtacttgaccttcctggcccagggtatgggttgtctaaagagagtaatcgggggtgtgagattcctcctcctaatccgggaggaaatccgtgtggagcttcccctctgaaatagcaccgcagtacttttcgatgggttgatgtctatgcgccattttcggaaccactgtcctagggctagggctgcgctctgaagcttcttcgcgattagggacttatttctactagaatagtaaacagtcgtgtcgtcggcgaataaagctaaatgggtcggcggcgaccggggaatatcgttgacgaataagctaaataggaggggtgagaggacagagccttgcgggactccagctgtgagaggtcgtggggaggagcgggttccctcgactcgatatcgaaaagagcggttcgacaagaagtcccgtatgatgagcacgagactatccggcacgcccatgttgaatagtttgaaaatcaaagcattgtgccagactttgtcgaacgcttttgcgacgtcgaagaagagagctcctgtgtataacggttttgatcgattaagccccacaagaatgtgctccgtgaggcggtgcacctgttgaacgcatgagtgatttgtacggaatccgaattgttcatcgatgagaatgcccttggatgagacgaagtctctgaggcgtttgtagagcagacgctcatacagtttgcctagagacatgaggaggctaatcgggcggtagctcgtcggatgattttttggtttaccgggtttatgtatgccgataacgtccgcttctttccacaccgcgggaaagatacagttcgccatagcggcattgaaaatagatgccaacatcacgatgagttggacgggtagaagtttaataacgcggttagatataacgtcggaaccgggagccttgcgaggacgtaggtctttgatcaagtctttaacttccatcggggtgacgggtggtaacgcatccgagggtggcaaggaggctctgcgttctacctcactgtctactaattctacatgaacagggtccacggattgagtgctgggcgtgcactgggtttgcaatgtatcggccagcagctctgctttttcgtcatcatcgaacgccgcgagtcggcctgaggggcctacgagggggggcatagttactaccgtatccgatttgagagtacgagctaagcggtagtaagacctttgtgagggcgcgagtccttctaagaaatcagaccatctggcatctcggacttcggcgatgcgagactttacgtcgcgttgtagggcacgcattcgaatacgattttccgcggtaggatacctgtcgtaggcgcgtatcgaggcgttcttagctctaaggagttccctaatatcatcggacaatttgaagcggtgaaggaagtcctccgctacaacttgtttcgatgatctatctaatgttgaggtgatgtgtgacgttaagatgtctatagcttcagcggtatcctgaggagacggggtagagtccgggttaaacgggagcgatggtggatcagattcagccaggctgatgcccagcgtgtgccaatccaccacagtcctcgtgacgggaacggagtcgggagcgcgaccgagcttcataatgacgggacgatggtctgaatctaactctgaaactacttcaatcgaatgtaatcgcagagttacgttttttaataacgctatgtcgagtatatccgggcgatgcgcgatgtttagcgggtagtgagtcggtgttagcggagcgacgatatcgaaggcgagatcatcgactaacgcgtcaagccgcctgccattcggggttgtggtgtgtgagttccacctgatgtgtttacaatttaggtcgcccgccagaatgacagagctccccatgccgagcagcgcctcgatatcactgcttagaacgatcttatccggtggaagataaacggacgcgataacgatcggcgcgtgtcccgtcagtgagattcggcacactgatgcttcgatattagcgagcgcgggaggatcgagcgggacgcaatgcagggctcttctatagtaaatgacggtaccaccaccacgagcagagagcctgtcgttcctgaccatgttatagttcgcgattttagggtcacggcgcgcgggcttaagtagggtctcctgcactaaaaagatataaatttgatggtcacgcaaaaagtcagaaacctgatcacgttgatttgcgagaccgtaagcgttaaaaaatcctatcgttacggataggggctttattctacttatatacgccattgattaccggcggagtgaggggaggacgtacgtatttaatgacgcgtatacgtcggcgtattcttgcacaacggcgataaagtgttgtgcagtggaggcagcgcgaatggcgtcgcccaaagcgttaacgcgctcaaagttgatcgactgaaagaagtcgatcgctaaagcgagattgtcggacgcggtcggagggcaagtcgcgggagagggacgagttgcgggggcgggacgaatcgcggaggagggagttgtaaccgtgttcgtgtacggcagcggtttcgcccaagccgagacactgggcaccggcgccggatcgaacgctggcttagcctgcgacacagagggtgccgaggttttgatgtctgggccggaagctcggaggcggttttggcgggcgacgcggcgatttattttcggggctcgggggcatccgcggtaatttgcggggtgaccctgtgtacgacacaggacgcagctaggcggttccgtcgcggttttttgatcgcgagtgcagagggccgtggcgtgatctcctaaacacttgacgcatcgggggcgcgcgtgacagttacgggaagaatgcccgtataattggcagttatggcactggctaggtgtgcctttcttgtgtggggtttcgacggcgattccggaaaggctacagaccgttcggatgttgaatatttgcttaccctcgggggtaggctggagggcgacgagaacaatgttatatggctcccttccgcgacctgtgtgcatgcggtgtacggagttaaccggtaggccttgttcgagaaggtcggccttgactagctcggcatccaactctttagggatgccacgtatgacggcacggagttcgcgctcctcctggagcgtatacgtgtggaaacttatacgttccttacggaggtaagaagagagggccctatggtcgtcgggtgttcgaaccttaatttgaatgccgttcgcgaggttacgggcattcgtgaagttgatatttttggccttaagggccagagaaactcgatcccaagctgccttctcttgaaggataaccgggggaggggtctgggttttattttgtgccaccggacgcggcgacggagtggcacgggctggaggcgcaacgggggtctgagggcgggggcgcgacgcgttcgcggctttactaattttagcggccgcgggagctcgagactccgcggcacgcttcttacccttttgtaccagggtgaatccatccgtcgatgaggcgggagcgaggtcgacctccatctccgagtcagagtcggaggacgaggaggcgggcgcaggtgacctacgagcaggtgttttggagggcacgacggaggctgcggatgatcgcgctgctggaacggtggccacggcggacgacgcagcagttttactcgccagtataggcgacgcgggaacggcaggcacgacggaggctgcggtgctcgatgcagaagctttgcacgcaggtacaggcgacgcaggagcagcgagctcggcggagtccacgagagggctcgcggtgtgatcggccttgaaggccagaaccgagacttcgtccgcgtggaataatagttcacaaataatgctttattttagaacaaatttggtcagcataaaaaacgttatagtgaggcAATCTTGAACATATAGACAATTGCTGTCGcggattttttttagatcttttaaaggggaacaattctctcatacattattttagcgaaactttaactgtttccgcagcgcacgcagcggaatcTCTCAAAAAGGAAAAACCCCCGATTTTGCAACATtcttctttattggtgctccgtttgtattggtcttagcgtgatgttatatagcctatagcctttctcgatAAATGGACTATATAACactgaaatttgaatttttcaattccgaccagtagttcctgagattagcgcgttcaaacaaacaaactcttcagctttataatattagtatagataacactAAGAACTAACTTAAGCTAACGATTCTACTTTATATTTCAGAATAATACAATCGAAGTTTTCGTTGGCACATTTCTAAACATCAGCCGAGTTCTCTCTATATTGGTATTATGTGACACCCTTAGCGACAATGACTAAGTCTGAAAAGTTCGCAAAAATTCTACATGCGACTTTGGGGACACTCGACAGGGCCAAAGATTTCACAGCGCATTTTTGGGTGAAAGTCATTTTCAGTAGGAGTATATTCTGTAtgcgtattatattttatattaaaactacagttgttgttactaaccttatactctttgctaattacgatatttttacttgtcaaaAGTGAAGTCAGTCGCACAATAAATATCGTTGCAACCACACACAGTTTTTCTTTACGGATAGTACGCAAACCAAATTGAACCTTAATTACATTAATCATATTGGTCAAATTCGAGCGGATTTTTTTGAACATACAAGCTATCGAAGATGGACGCCGGTcagtgaaaatattgttttccagTAAGCCGTAAACCACATTCCAGTgatttaaagacaaataatttatacataatttataaatattacaattttattccgTTTTCTGGTTGGACGGTACTATGGATGAACTTTTGAACGTTTTAGAAGATACCGCTGCGCTCTTAAACAAaactcaaattaatttaaagaaatgtcCAAAAGCTAGATTGACAAGAGGTTATGTAGAAGCAAGAATCAAATGTATCGAAGAATATTGGACTACATTTAAGCAAACGCATCTACAATTGGTAAAAATAACACCGAAAGAACAAAGACAAGAGTTAccatattttcaaaatgaagaTTACTTCGTGTTCGAAGATTTGTATCTCGTCTTGTTAGCCGATTTAAAAGATCTTTTGCAATCTTTCACACAAGCAGCCGCGCCGAGTACTTCAACGTCCTCACCAAATAATTCTACGATTATTGCGGATACCGAAAACCTTGTTCGGCTACCGAGAATCGAATTACCGAAATTCACTGGAAACTATGAAGATTGGCCTACGTTTCAAGATTTGTTTACCTCCTTAGTGGATAAGAACCCGGCTTTAAGTGACGTACAAAAGTTACATTACCTTAAGAGTACAGTCAGCTGCGAGGcagaaacattattaaaacctaTTCAAGTCAcggaaaacaattataaaaaagcatGGAATATTTTGAAGTCAAGGTATGGAAATAAACGATTAATAATTAACTCAGTGttgaagaaattatttaatcagAAGAAAATTAGTTCTCAGTCtgcaaatcaattaaaaaatttattagacGTCACGACAGattatttgaataatttagaaaatttaaacataCCTACGAGCTCCTGGGATCCTATAATGATATTCCTTGTGATACAAAAGTTAGACCCGGAGTCTCACAAAGAATGGGAGCAGACAGCTTATTCAAAATCAGAGGACGAACTACCAACTTGGGAGAATTTAAAAGATTTCCTGCAGTCAAGATACcgtaccttagaacttgtattgtCCGTGTCAGGGACTTGTAGCAGCCGTGACAAACCTGTAAGAGAACGTTCACACTTAGTAACTGCCACAGCCACCACGTCACAGCCAAATGAAAGAACTTGCGTGCTCTGTAAAGAAAAACATACATTATGTCATTGTAAGAATTTTACCAAACTGCAACCTAAAGAAAGATCTGATTATGTCAAGACCAATAATCTGTGTTTTAACTGTTTGGTACCTGGGCATTCTGCTTACCAGTGTAAGTTACAAATGTCCTGTCGCTTATGTAGAAGACGGCATCACACTCTTCTCCACCGCCATCAAGAATCGGCACAAACTGAGGAAAGGAATCAACCGAGTGCATCTCACCACGGGGTAGAAGAGAAAGAAGAGGTTATTAATAGCATGGTGGCGTCACATCACAGTACTAAGCAAAGCACAGCACTACTAGCCACAGCGATGGTTTTAGCGAGGAACGAGCATAACCAAACCGTTGTTCTTCGTGCGCTAGTAGACCAAGGTTCGCAGGCTTCATTTTTAAGCGAGAAGGCGGCTCAAATGCTCAAACTTACCAGGCAATCAGCGAGAGGAAATATTATCGGGGTGGGATCTACTAGGACTAATGTTGATCACGTGGTTCAACTTAAGATTGGCTCCCGCTGGAACCCAAGCTTCGAAATCAACATACAAGCATATGTTATGAGTAAACAGTTGACCACGAAGATCCCCTCCAAAGCTGTAACTGTCACACATTGGCCACATCTAGAAGGACTCAACCTGGCAGATCCAGACTACTTCCAACCAGGTTCTATAGACTTACTTCTTGGTGTTAAAGAGTATGCACAGATTGTGCAACCAACACTTATTAAGGGCCCTCCAGGTTCTCCATGTGCCCAAGAAACCAACCTGGGGTGGATCCTCTTCGGAGAAATCGATAATAACCGTGAAAATGAATCATTTCTGGTCCTTCATCATCAAGTCCATATAGATCATATGTTGAAATCCCTCTGGGAAATTGACAATGATAAAAAGagaatattaacaaaggaaGAAAAGCTATGTGAAACAATATATGAAAGCACACATACGAGAAATAGTGAAggaagatatctagtaaggctgccatttaatacaaataatccAATTTCGATTGAAGGAAATACGAAGGAAATAGCTAGAAAAAGGTTACTTCAACTAGAAAGAAGATTTAAGAAAGAAACTAAACTGAAAGAAGATTATACAAAGGTCATGCAAGAATACATAAAAGCTAACTACATGGAAGAAATAACtaagaatgaaataaatgagAGAAAATCAGTATACTTACCTCATCACGCCGTGGTACACGCAGACAGAGAAACTTCTAAGACACGCGTAGTATTTGATGCTTCAGCGAAGGGCTCTAACTGCGTTTCTCTAAACGATGAATTGCTTGTAGGTCCGCAACTGCAAGAGGACTTAAGGAACATACTTATGAGATCGAGATTACATCGTGTTTGCTATGCAAGTGATATACAAAAGATGTACCTGCAAATATTACTTTATGAAGAAGACGCCGATCGATATCAACGCCTTTTGTGGAGAGAGAATGATACAGACCCGATTAAAGAATATCGTATGCTTCGTGTTACATTTGGTACAGCGGCGGCCCCTCACCTGGCTGTAAGAACGCTTCACCAGGTAGCTGACGATGAGGGTCGAAATCATCCAATGGCTGTTCGAATTATTAAAGAAGATTTTTACATGGACGACTTAATGTCAGGGGAGAGCAGTGCTCCTGAAGCCATAAAGAGAGCACAAGAAATAGATAATATTCTACAGAAAGGTGGATTTGTTTTATCAAAATGGTCATCCAATTCTGCtgaatttttgaaatctatCGAACCAAACAAACGTACATCTCGAGCACAGTTGGATTTTAAATTGGGTGATTATTACAAAGAGAGTATTACAAAGAGAGGCATACTATCTGATATTCAAAGACTTTTTGACCCACTGGGATGGATCGCCCCTAGCTTAATTTTGGCTAAGATACTCATACAAAAGCTATGGCTAGAACCGATTGGCTGGGATGACGAGATTAACCAATCGCTGTTACACAATTGGCTGACAATAAGAGAAGACTTTGAACATGTAAAAGAGATAGGTATTCCAAGATGGCTAAACACAGTAAGCACACAGATGGAAAACATCGAGGTTCATGGTTTCAGTGATGCTTCCATGAAAGCCTATGCCGCGGTGGCTTACATTCGTTTGAAGAGGGAAGATGCTTCAGTATTCACCAATCTATTAGCTGCCCGTACTAGAGTGGCACCACTCCGTACCGTGTCTCTACCACGCCTGGAGTTATGTGGGGCGCTGTTATTAGCAAGGTTACTTAAGCAAATAGAAAATGCAATGCGTATACCTACTTCTAACATCTATGCATGGACAGATTCTTCAATTGTTCTTGCATGGCTATCTGGTGATCCTCATAGATGGAAGACATTCGTGGCGAACCGGGTCGTAGAAATTGTAGAGAATGTAAACACACACCGATGGTTCCATGTAGCTTCGGAAGAGAATCCTGCAGACATTGGGTCGCGGGGCATGCTGCTGGCGGACTTGAAACAGAAAGACTTGTGGTGGACAGGGCCTAAGTGGTTatgcaaaaaagaaataatatacagTAAGCCAGGAATAACAGAAACAGAATTGGAAATgaaaccaataaaattaaatacttaccaCAATGCAGAAGAACTAAAACCTTTAACCGCTCAGTTTGAAGATTTTGATACGTTACCAGAATTACTAAAAACGATTATTTACTGTAAAAGATTTTTAAgatacaaaagtaatttaagtacGAGCAAGGAAATAACTACACAAGAATTTGAAGAGGCGCTTATCACATGCATTAAGTTAGTACAACAAGAATTCAAAGAAGAAATAGATCGGCTAAGAGATAAGAAACAAGTTAGAAGAAAAAGTAAATTACGATCGCTAAACCCATACCTGGATGAGAATCATATCCTCAGGGTGGGCGGTCGCCTTAAACATACTAACTTACCTGATAACCGAAAACACCCAATTATTCTTGGAAACAAGAACACCCTAGTACACTTGATCGTTGCTGACGCCCATATCAAGACACTACATGGAGGGGTTCAGTTAATGCTATGTTATCTCAGATCAAAATATTGGATCCTAAGGgcaaaatcaataacaaaattatgtcGTTTGCCGGTGGATTCCACTCGGTGAAAGGTCATCTTGTAATTTTGTCAAGATTCTCTACCAATGTCACTGTAGCAATATTATACTAAGTCGCAAGTTAAGCATATTGTATTATGATGTCTAGTATTTAAGCAACCTTTATTTCGTTTTGTAGAATATTGTTTTGAAGTCACCTTGACGTTGTAATTAGTGCAATAGATTTAGAAAGAACTTAGTAGTCCTATGGTGGGCGGTATGTTGTTACTAACCTTATACTCTTTgctaattacgatatttttacttgtcaaaAGTGAAGTCAGTCGCACAATAAATGTCGTTGCAACCACACACAGTTTTTCTTTACGGATAGTACGCAAACCAAATTGAACTCTAATTACATCATTcaacagtcaaaaccgtttactgcaacatcgtttaatacaacataccggttataataaccaagaacaaaggtcccggctgaatgccatatgaccgccttattaaaaatattgctttctacgacattggtaataacgacatacctcataaaacgaccacatttaactaatatttcggagaattagatctgttagaacgaccggctaagctgtattgtaaacaatttgaataggtatccacatttgtcttcaatggcttttaaaatcaggaaaaaaaacaataggatttagtttgtgtagtagtgtagggtcttttctaattcttagaaacaaaacacgtgcatgcggtaggtagtcaaagcccgcttcttcatatctcttcagttagtttgttacttatctatacacaagacgcaccaaaactttgtggagttattcgtgaaactttcaaaatgtcgcaaagaaaaataaaacaaattaatattgaagaaaaagcgcgtattatataaatatatttttccaatacataattccctatcgatttgtttgtacttgcacgatacacattaaacatcaccggttgttacgactatcggtttttacgactgaatatgagaagtcccttcgatgtcgttataacagattttgactgtatatacataggtattaaactattttaaggACTTTCGAACTCAAAATAGAACTAGTCATCACTATAAAACGCAGCAGCTAGACGAGCGAGATGAATGGGCAGGTGTAGAATAGGATAAATGCGGCATAGCTACTGAGCACGCAGctttttttctctttatttttcctacctatgctgatagccttgagaggctattcagctttaccctagcatGTAGGCGAGGTCTCGAGGAtaaaaccggaggtgttgctaacactggccctggcaagagcagtgcttcgcagaatctaccaccggatcggaaaagcgacccactgagaagatccggagagaaactcagtgggctgtgtctatgggttaatttactcgccgaggcCTTCGTCACAAACGACGGgatcggcgaggacggtgactggtgcttgaggtacctaaaagcactgggattgggaggatccgtaatgacgtgtttagggtgacatcgactgtttactattcggtccacaggatcaggtatgtagtttcctttagccacgacaagagggttttcgtgtcgtgccgccttctcaaagtttACACGCAGCGCACCGGGCAAACGATTTTAACATAGCTGTGTATATGTAAGAGAGCGCGATATAAACACGC
The Bombyx mori chromosome 17, ASM3026992v2 DNA segment above includes these coding regions:
- the LOC119629790 gene encoding uncharacterized protein LOC119629790 yields the protein MIFLVIQKLDPESHKEWEQTAYSKSEDELPTWENLKDFLQSRYRTLELVLSVSGTCSSRDKPVRERSHLVTATATTSQPNERTCVLCKEKHTLCHCKNFTKLQPKERSDYVKTNNLCFNCLVPGHSAYQCKLQMSCRLCRRRHHTLLHRHQESAQTEERNQPSASHHGVEEKEEVINSMVASHHSTKQSTALLATAMVLARNEHNQTVVLRALVDQGSQASFLSEKAAQMLKLTRQSARGNIIGVGSTRTNVDHVVQLKIGSRWNPSFEINIQAYVMSKQLTTKIPSKAVTVTHWPHLEGLNLADPDYFQPGSIDLLLGVKEYAQIVQPTLIKGPPGSPCAQETNLGWILFGEIDNNRENESFLVLHHQVHIDHMLKSLWEIDNDKKRILTKEEKLCETIYESTHTRNSEGRYLVRLPFNTNNPISIEGNTKEIARKRLLQLERRFKKETKLKEDYTKVMQEYIKANYMEEITKNEINERKSVYLPHHAVVHADRETSKTRVVFDASAKGSNCVSLNDELLVGPQLQEDLRNILMRSRLHRVCYASDIQKMYLQILLYEEDADRYQRLLWRENDTDPIKEYRMLRVTFGTAAAPHLAVRTLHQVADDEGRNHPMAVRIIKEDFYMDDLMSGESSAPEAIKRAQEIDNILQKGGFVLSKWSSNSAEFLKSIEPNKRTSRAQLDFKLGDYYKESITKRGILSDIQRLFDPLGWIAPSLILAKILIQKLWLEPIGWDDEINQSLLHNWLTIREDFEHVKEIGIPRWLNTVSTQMENIEVHGFSDASMKAYAAVAYIRLKREDASVFTNLLAARTRVAPLRTVSLPRLELCGALLLARLLKQIENAMRIPTSNIYAWTDSSIVLAWLSGDPHRWKTFVANRVVEIVENVNTHRWFHVASEENPADIGSRGMLLADLKQKDLWWTGPKWLCKKEIIYSKPGITETELEMKPIKLNTYHNAEELKPLTAQFEDFDTLPELLKTIIYCKRFLRYKSNLSTSKEITTQEFEEALITCIKLVQQEFKEEIDRLRDKKQVRRKSKLRSLNPYLDENHILRVGGRLKHTNLPDNRKHPIILGNKNTLVHLIVADAHIKTLHGGVQLMLCYLRSKYWILRAKSITKLCRLPVDSTR